A segment of the Yersinia rochesterensis genome:
GACCCAGTTCTACATCAAGGATAGATAAAACCCCATCAATTGGAGCTTTTATAACTAATTGTTCCATCCCGTTTTCGATGATATCCATCATTCTCTCCAGTAATAATATAGAATCATCTATCCTCTTGAATTGTAATGGGAATGATTCTTTATTTTTATTATCATGATCTTTTAAAATTTCACTTTTTATTTGCCAGTTTTTTAACATACCGACTTGGTTTTCCAGTTCGGATTTTGCAATCATTGATTTCATGTCGAGGACTTGATGCCTGGCTAAATCTCTGGACATAGTCGTTATTTGATGCTGAGCCTCTTGTAAATTAAGTTTTGTTTCTCTATTATCTTGTTCCAATTGTATTTTCATATTGCGTAGATTGCTTATTTGCTCGGTAATGTTTACTATTCTGGATGTCGTTTCCAGCATAAAATCGTAGTTAGATAAACGAATAATGATATCGCCTTTCTCGACAGTATCGGAAGCCTGTTTGGCGACTTCAGTGACTTTTCCTCCTCGTTCACTTGATACAATCATACTTTCTTTAGGTACCGCGATAGCTCGGGTTGTCAGCACATCTTGATACACTTCTGCTTCAATAGTATGGAAAACAGCATTCTCTCGTGATATGAGTAAAGACCGCTGAGCGGTAGATAAACAATAAATATAATAAAGACAAGAAATAATAGCCAATAATACGAAAAAAATAATTAACTTAGCAGTCGTGTTTTTATTTTTTCTCTGCTCAATATTTATATCCATGATGTTATTTCTTCTTCTGACTATTTAGTGTATTACTATTGAAAATAAGTGTAGTAGTCATAACGATAATTACGCATAAAATAAAAGTAATAAATGAACCTGTCGCATAAACATAAGATAACCCTTTAATTACACTATATTGTGCCAGCCAATTATGCAATAACATAAAACCGAGAGGGAGTGATATTATTACTGCTATGACGATAGGTATAATGTTCTGCTGTATAAAGAAAATAATATGCGTATAAATTGATCCGCCAATAGACTCCATTATTGCTAGTGTTTTTTCGAGCCGTTTGGTCTCTGAGGTGCTGATTATTATTGTGCTTATTAATACTAATGTGACTGTAAATAATGTTACCGTGTTGATCGTATCATACATAAGTATATTATTACTGAAATATTCTTGGTGTAAGTTGCTGACTGATTTTATATGCTCAGTATTAACGTGATAGCGTTTTAATATTTTCTCTATTTTCCCGATGTCTTGAATGTTTTCAATTTTGACAGCACCATAGCGTTGGGGATTGTTTTGAATAAGCATAAGTAAGGGAGGCGCTGTCTCTTCTCTATCTGCCAGATAAAAGTCATCGATCACATTCAGTACCCTAACTGATTGTTGCGAGTTATTCTCATTAATATAAAAAATAGTATTCAGTATATGGTCATAGGACTGTTGTCCCATTAATGTCATAAACGATTTCGTGGCGATTGCATGGTAAATGTTGCTATTATCACTGGGTAATAATGGGCTTTTGTCCCCCGCTAGAATATTTACTCCCCAAGTATTAATAAAATGCTCATTTACCTTTAGGATGTTAACTGTGGCTAGTTTGTCTTTTTCTTGCTGATTACTATGGAATACAGAAGTATTCTGCCGAGACATGTCAAATGGCCGCCAGTTACTCAGCGAGATACTATTAACTCCAGCTGCATTCCTTAATTCATCTTGTAAATTGTTTATTGCGGTTTTTGATTTTAATTCGTCACTTAGTATAAATGTTATTACATTTTCTTTTTCATAACCAAAATTGTAATCTTTCATAAAATGAATCTGTGTCATTATACCCGCCCACAGGTATATGATGATACCTGCAATAATGATCTGCATGCAGAACATAATACGAGTCATATAGTGTGACTGAGATGATTGTGCAGCAATGCTGTTGCTATAGGTATTATTAGGCAAAGTCAGCGTCAGCAAAAAAAGGTAGTGGGCGAGTAAAATAGCTGCGTAAGTTAGCGCGGTAGTAATAGATAACGCGGTTGAGAAGTCATAATTGCCATGAGTAAAGATAAGCTCTCTGGCACTATCGGAAAATTGCACGAGTGACATCAAAATAAAAAGAGCAGCTAATAGTACAAATGCAGTTTGGAATGTAGCAATAAAAAATGCTTCTGTGATTAGCTGATAACGGGACGCACCAATGGCTTTTTTTATATAGAAACTGTTTCTCTTCTTTGTATTTATCACATTGTTAATATTGAAGAAATTCATTGTCGTAGCAAAAAAAACAAATACACCTGAGGCGTATAAAATATTTAAGTATGAGCTTGAAACTACTGTGCTAATTTCATCAGGCAATGCATTGTCATAATGGATATCAGCAATATTACGTGCTGAAAGCTGAATGAATTCTTCTGGACTAAAAGGGGCTCCTGGAAGCTGTGGTGCGTGCTGAATAACGTGAGAATTTAGTTGCTCGGAGGTGGGGCTGATCCCAGATTTCATCGTGATAAAAGCGTAGGCATGGGTATCATACCAATCATGTCTTTTATCGTGGTAACCATCCAATATTTCAGGAGCGAATGCGATAACTGCAGTCGTTTTAAAACGGCTGGATGGATTAAATTCAACAACATCTTTAATAAGAAATTGGCCTTTATCACCTAACGTTATGACATGCCCTTGAGGGTTATCCAGATGAAGATATTGTCGGTTAAACTCAGGGGTAATGATAATTTCATTCTGTGCCAGATAGAGTTTTTTTTGTTGATAGGGATTTAATGTGTTAAAAAAATCGGTGCTAATTGCATAGATATCAATATTTGAATACGTCTTATCATTGACATGTAGGTTGGTGAAAATACGTGCGATGTAATCAATCTTCTTGATATCTTTATCATTTCTTAATACGGAAATAAGTGGGAATGGAACTTGTGCTGACTTCACTTCATCGCCGTTAGGTAGATTAAATGATGTTTCTATCCGATATATATCTTTATAGTTACTATTATGTTTCTCAATACGAGAGTCTGTTAAATAAAGAAACAATACAAAAAATAGTGAGATCAATCCTATAGCCGTTATTAGTATTGCTAACAGGCTTGATACTGGGCTTAGCTTCAGATCATTAAAAAATTCACTTGTTAGCATGGAAAGTATCTCACTGATTTTAATAAAATAGAGTGGTGGTGTTATTTTTTTCTAAAATTCATCAAACGATAATGATCATTATAATTAAGATGCTACTAATAGCATCTTAATTTGTTTTAATTAAAAGTATCATTGTTTGATTTATTGTTGTGTAAAACTTTTTGACCAATTCCAGGCGGTTATTTGGTTGTCGGCGTTGCTGCGTTTTAGATTTTCTATTTCATGGTCATTTATAGAAAATAAATTATTTTTAAATGATTGTTCTAACGACTCTAACTTAGTCTTTAATGCCATTAAATGAGCATTATTTATTCTTTCATTTGATTGATTCGACGTAAACATATGAATATCCTTTTAAGTTTATTCCTTTTTTGTGCTGCTCAGCCTCAGTGAGTGTTGAGCTATTTATTTGTA
Coding sequences within it:
- the darB gene encoding darobactin export ABC transporter permease subunit translates to MLTSEFFNDLKLSPVSSLLAILITAIGLISLFFVLFLYLTDSRIEKHNSNYKDIYRIETSFNLPNGDEVKSAQVPFPLISVLRNDKDIKKIDYIARIFTNLHVNDKTYSNIDIYAISTDFFNTLNPYQQKKLYLAQNEIIITPEFNRQYLHLDNPQGHVITLGDKGQFLIKDVVEFNPSSRFKTTAVIAFAPEILDGYHDKRHDWYDTHAYAFITMKSGISPTSEQLNSHVIQHAPQLPGAPFSPEEFIQLSARNIADIHYDNALPDEISTVVSSSYLNILYASGVFVFFATTMNFFNINNVINTKKRNSFYIKKAIGASRYQLITEAFFIATFQTAFVLLAALFILMSLVQFSDSARELIFTHGNYDFSTALSITTALTYAAILLAHYLFLLTLTLPNNTYSNSIAAQSSQSHYMTRIMFCMQIIIAGIIIYLWAGIMTQIHFMKDYNFGYEKENVITFILSDELKSKTAINNLQDELRNAAGVNSISLSNWRPFDMSRQNTSVFHSNQQEKDKLATVNILKVNEHFINTWGVNILAGDKSPLLPSDNSNIYHAIATKSFMTLMGQQSYDHILNTIFYINENNSQQSVRVLNVIDDFYLADREETAPPLLMLIQNNPQRYGAVKIENIQDIGKIEKILKRYHVNTEHIKSVSNLHQEYFSNNILMYDTINTVTLFTVTLVLISTIIISTSETKRLEKTLAIMESIGGSIYTHIIFFIQQNIIPIVIAVIISLPLGFMLLHNWLAQYSVIKGLSYVYATGSFITFILCVIIVMTTTLIFNSNTLNSQKKK
- the darA gene encoding darobactin family peptide antibiotic; translation: MFTSNQSNERINNAHLMALKTKLESLEQSFKNNLFSINDHEIENLKRSNADNQITAWNWSKSFTQQ
- the darC gene encoding darobactin export ABC transporter periplasmic adaptor subunit, whose translation is MDINIEQRKNKNTTAKLIIFFVLLAIISCLYYIYCLSTAQRSLLISRENAVFHTIEAEVYQDVLTTRAIAVPKESMIVSSERGGKVTEVAKQASDTVEKGDIIIRLSNYDFMLETTSRIVNITEQISNLRNMKIQLEQDNRETKLNLQEAQHQITTMSRDLARHQVLDMKSMIAKSELENQVGMLKNWQIKSEILKDHDNKNKESFPLQFKRIDDSILLLERMMDIIENGMEQLVIKAPIDGVLSILDVELGQQIKPGEKIAIIDNLKSYYFNVYFSEYYLDKIKPQSQILAAINGQDTPLLIESVSTIVENGKFKAKLIPLHDTTSLLKRGQSIEIQIPLQEKNSSALMVPTDSIISDDDGNNFIYIYQPENDLAIKSKIEIDRRSPMKTEIIAGIKVGEIIVTPPETNNSEYDIIEFK